The genomic interval GAAGTCTTTGGTTTTAAAAATGAGCTGATTCACGTGCTTCTCAATCTTATTGGCAATTCCAAGGATATTTTGGCGAGTAAGACCGATAATATTCACAAGATTATTCACATCATCGCCAAGCAAAATGAAGAACGTATTTTTATCAATGTCATCGATAATGGCGGTGGAATAAAAAGTGATATAATACCCAAAGTTTTCGACCCCTATTTTACGACCAAACACAAGAGTGTAGGCACAGGAATTGGGCTTTATATGTCCAAACAGATGGTGGAAAAACACATGCACGGAAAGATTACATGTAAAAATATTCGCCACAAATTAAGCACAAAAGTTTTGTGGGCATGCACAATGTTTACGATAGAAATACCAAAAAATTATATCAACACAAACGAGGGTGATGACGATGAACAAGCGCAATTTTGAGTTACTCGGTAGCTTTACGATTCTTTACATCGAAGATGAAGCGGATTTGCTGAAACACACCACATCTGTTTTAGAAGATTTTGTGAAAAAGATCTACCCCGTGCAAACGATCGAGGAAGCTTTGGAGATCATTAAAACCGAAAAAATCGACGTCATTGTCGCGGACATTCACCTTAAATACAGCAATGGCTTGGACTTTTTGCGCACCCTCAAACATGACCTAGAGATCGAACTTCCCTCCATCGTTACGACTGCGTTTACCGACACCGAGTATCTGCTGGATGCGATAAAACTTCATGTGGATAACTACCTCATTAAGCCTGTCAACATCAAGGAGCTCCTTAATTCATTGCACGATGTATTGCTTCCAAAAATTCAAGCCAAAGAGATCGTGCGCTCGTATAACATCATCAAAACCATCTCCGCGGTGACCGATAGCAAGCAAGTCGAGATCATCCGTTTTATCATCAAAAATTTGGACAATGACAATATGCTCAATTACTCTTACAGCGAGATTATGGAGCAAGTGGATGTGAGTAAACCCACCGTCATCAAGCTCTTTAAACAGCTTGGAGATCAAGGGATTTTGACAAAAATTCAAAATAAAAAATACCTGTTTGACGAGACCCAATTGCCGCTTCCGGAGAACGCATGAATGCTTTAAAAACGCTTCCAAAAGTTGACAAATGCCTTACACATACGCTTTTTGAAGGCTGTAATGCAACCTTAGTGATGAAAATCGCCAGAATAAAAATCGAGGAAATCCGTCAAGGACTTATCACCAAAGAGATCGAAAGCTTCGATGAAGAGGCGTTAATGCAGGAAATCAAAAAAGCCTATGACGCGCTTTTTGAGCCTTCACTCAAACCTCTTATCAATGCCACAGGCGTTATTTTGCACACCAATATGGGCAGAAGTTTGATCTCGAAAACCTTGTTGGATCGCGCCAGTGACGTCATCTGCAACTACTCCAATTTGGAGTATAACCTAGAACTTGGCAGTCGAGGCGAGCGCTATGAGCATGTCAGCACGCATCTGAGAGAGCTTTTAAATGTGGAAGATGTACTGGTTGTCAACAACAACGCTTCCGCTGTCTTTTTGATCTTAAACACCTTTGCCAAAAACCAAGAAGTCGTGGTCTCAAGGGGCGAATTGGTCGAGATTGGTGGCAGTTTTCGCATTCCTGAAGTGATGAAACAAAGTGGCGCCATTCTGAATGAAGTCGGAGCGACCAATAAAACCAAAATCACTGACTACGAAAGCGCCATCAACGAAAACATCGCGATGCTGATGAAGGTGCATCAGTCCAACTTTAGCATCGAAGGGTTTAGCGAAGCCGTAGCGTATGAAGATCTCAAGCAACTCGCCACCCAAAACAACCTTTTGGACTACTACGACCTTGGAAGCGGCTACGTTCCTAAACTGCCGTACAACCTCGGCAACCGCGAACATTCCCTTTCAGAAATTCTTACATGTAACCCTTCACTGATCAGTTTCAGTGGCGACAAACTCTTTGGAAGCGTGCAAGCAGGCATTATCGCAGGGCGGGCTGATTTGATCGCAAAACTGAAAAAGAACCAACTTCTTCGAATGCTACGTGTGGATAAAATCACCCTGAGTCTGCTTGAAGAGAGCATTAAAGCGTATCTCGCAGAAGAGTACGAGCAAATTCCTACGCTTTGGCTGCTGTTTCGAAGTGTCGAAGAACTCACGCAACGAGCATTACATGTAAAAGAGTCTGTCGGCAAAAATTCGTGCGAAATTGTAGAGAGCGAAACCTATATGGGTGGCGGTACTTTGCCCAACCGTCGCTTCCCCACGATTGCTTTACATGTAAAAGGAAAAGCAACCCTTTTGGAGCGAAAATTCCGCGAAAACCATGTGATCGGGCGCATTGAAAATGACCACTTTTTACTCGATTTTCGCACAATCCTTCCCAGTACCGAAGAAAAACTGAGTGAAATTATTAAACGCATTGTAGGGAATTAAATGGAGTATAGTATCGTTGGAACCGCAGGACATGTCGATCACGGTAAAACGGCTCTCATCACCGCTCTTACGGGTTTTGAGGGAGACAGTTTAGAAGAGGAAAAACGCCGAGGCATCACCATCAACCTCAGTTTTTCCAGTATGCAAAACGAGGCAAAGAACGTCGCGTTTATCGATGTTCCAGGGCATGAAAAGCTTTTAAAAAATATGATCTCAGGTGCCTTTGGTTTCGATGCCAGCTTGGTCGTTGTCGATGCGAATGAGGGCATTATGCCTCAAACCAAAGAGCATTTGGAGATCTTAAATCTTTTACATGTAAAGAATATTATCGTAGCACTCACCAAAAAAGACCTCGCAACACCTGAGATTATCGAGCAGCGAACCTACGAAATCACCGAGCATCTCAAAACACTTCACAACCTCCATTTGGTCGAGATTATCCCTGTCAGTATTTATGAACTTTCCACGATTCAAACGCTCAAGAACGCCCTGTTTGACCTACCCGTAACGCCTAAAAAAAGCAATGGGCTTTTTCGCTACTACGTTGACCGTTCTTTCTCCATCGCAGGTGCGGGAACCGTTGTGACAGGAACCGTACTGGATGGAACGATCAAAGTCGGTGAAAAACTTTTTGCGCCAGAGCTTGAAAAAGAGTTTGTTATCCGCAACCTTCAAGTCCACGACCACGATGTGGAAGCAGCCTATTCCTCTCAGCGAACCGCGATCAACCTTCAAAACGCCCAAAAAACGGCATTTGAAAAAGGGGCACTGCTGTGCAAAAAAGGGTTTATCCGTGGTTTTGACTGCGCGGATGTCTGGATAGAGAGCATCGGTGGACACACTCTAAAACACAACGCCAAAGTCATTTTATACGTCGGCACCAAGCAAGTCGAAGCGCGCATTTTGTTTTACGAAACCGAAGAGAGTATTGAGCGAGGTTTTGCCAAACTACAGTTCAATCACAAGCTCTTTTTAGTCCACGATGAGCCGTTCATTATCACAGCAAGCGGTCGCACCATCGGCGGTGGACGCGTACTCAATCCCATCAATGACCCAATGAAAAAAAGGGTGAAATTAGAGCTTCTTAAAGCACTGGACGCCAAGGATTTTAAAAGTGCTTTTACCCTTTTAGTGGAGATGCACAAACACGGCTTTGGGCTGATCTCGTCCAACCAACGCTTTGGGCTAAACCATGAAGAAGCGATAACGATCGCCAATGAAATGAGTGACGTTTTTGTCGATGAAAAAGGCTTAGTCCTCTACCCCATTTCGATGAAAAATGAGCTAGAACGCATCATTCAAGCCATTTACGCCAAAAATGCTTATGCCCTCCTCTCCGCCAATTCGCTCTCCCTCAAACTCAAATGGGCAAGCGTTGCCTTGGTCGAGAGCGTGCTTCAAAAACTCTGCGATGAAGGCATGTTGGATTTGGTGAATGGCATCTACAAAAACGCGCAAATCGACATCGACAATATCGAGGCCCTCATCGAAGATAGACTCTATGACATCTTACTTAAAGCCGAATTTACCCCAGAAGCTCCGTACAACATCTACGATGAACTCGACATCGACCGTAAAATGGGTGATGATGCCCTCAAAAGCCTCACGCGGGCTAAAAAGGTCGTTCGATTAGAGCACAACCTCTTTGTCACAACTCTTGCGCTCAGTGCCATGATGGCGCATCTACGAGAGATTATGCGCAAAGAAAATGGCGTTGACATCAAAGCCTTTAAAGAACACTTCGACATCAGTCGCAAATACTTGGTCGCGTATCTTGACTATCTTGATAATTTTGATGATGTAAAAAAAGAAGGGAATAGAAGGGTACTTGGATAAACTTTCAAAATAAAGTGAAGCTTTACATGTAAAACTTCACTTCTCTTTCTTCAAACGATTTTTTACCTCTTTTTCACTTGAACACATTGCTCGCATTTTTCTCTCTCCCATTTATGCTTCATCCCTTTGATATAGACAATTAAGATAAAGAAAAGTGCCGATGTTACGCCAAGCACTAACAAAAGCAAGGTCTCCGATGGGTCTGTCTCAAGTAAAATCAGCTTTCTTACCAAGACAACAAACGAGATCTCAAGAAAGGTCACGGCATAGTCAAACCCATCTTGAATAAACAGTGTTTTGACAATCGCCAAAACAATCAAGACAAACAAGCCATCGGTTAAAATGATTTTAATCGAATCAAAATCAAGCGCACCTTGTGAAATCGTAAAGGCGATCATCTTATAACCAAGGCTGATAAAACACTGCCCCAAGTAGACAATCATCATGCAGATAAAGATATAACGCGCGATATTGAGTAGTTTTAGTAGCGAATTTTCAACTTTAACTTCTAAAAATTGATTGAATGCAAAAACTTTATCTGAGAGATTTTCTCTGCATTGTTCATCATTTTTTTCTTCCATAAACATCTCCTAACCATTTTACCCTGTAAAAGGCGGCGCCATTATAGTACAATTTATGAAAGAAAGAACCATTTTTAGGCTCAAAAATGACTTTTTTGTTTCATTTTCAAAAAACACTTGACATTATTACTAATTAGTAATATAATTTCCACAGAGGTACAAAAATATGAAACTACGATCAGACGTTAAAAGTTATGGTGAGCGCACCGATAAGAGTATGCAGACATGGATACAAATTGTAAGAGCCTTTACCAAAATCCGTAACAAAGAGTTGAAGTATATCAACGAATGCGGCTTAACGATGAACCAGTTTGAAGTTTTGGAAGTCCTTTACCATCGTGGCGATTTGCAAATAGGTTCTATCACAAAGCTGATTATGAGCACTCCTGGCAATGTCACTGTGGTTGTCAAAAATCTCCTCAGAGATGGCTTCGTGCAAACACTTCCATCGCCTGAAGATAGCCGTGTGCGTATCGTAAGCATTACCGAAAGCGGACGTGCGCTGATCGGTGGGATGTTTGGGAAACACGCCGCCAATCTCAAGAGTTATTTTGACGTGTTAAGCGAAGAAGAGTTGGTCACCTTGTATGACCTGTTACGAAAACTGCAAAAAGCGCAATAATTTTTTGCTCAAATACTACTAATTAGTAAAAAAGGAAACCTTATGAAAATCAAAACACTACTCGCAACATCCTTGTTGGCAGGAACTGCCCTCTTTGCTGGAAACTACAACGTTGATCCTATGCACTCAAGTGCGGATTTTAGCGTCAAACACGCGATGATCTCAACTGTAAAAGGGAATTTTTCAACATTTAACGGAAGTTTTGTATACGATGAAGCGACCAAAACGCTTAAGTCTTTAAATGGAACCATTCAAGCAACTTCCATCGATACAGGTATTAAAGACAGAGACGAGCATTTACGCTCAGCTGATCTTTTTGATGTTGCAAAGTACCCAACCATCACGTTTGCATTGGATGAAATCAAAGGTGACAAAGCCTATGGAAAACTCACAATGAAAGGTATTACAAAACCTGTTGTTTTAGTTTTTGAGAACGGTGGAGCCGCGACAGATCTTTATGGCAACAAACGTGTTGGACTGGGACTAACAGGCAAGATCAACCGCTCAGACTTTGGCATCACATGGAACAAAGCCCTTGAAACAGGTGGTGTGATCGTGGGTGAAGAGGTTAAAATCGACGTAGCCCTTGAGGGAATTTTACAAAAATAATAGACTTTTTTCATAGCCCTTGAAAAGAGTAAGAGCTTGTCAAGAGTGCGTTAATTTTCAAAACTCAAAATTGAGTCATAGCCGTAGCTATGGCGATGTTTTTAGTTTTTAAAAGTGATGTGCTATGGACAAACTCTTTTTTCAATGGGTTGTGAAAGAAGTCTCATGCTTTACATGTAAAGGAATCAATCATGTCATTTATCATTCATAGAGCCAACCAAAGAGGCGCTGCAGAGCATGGTTGGCTTCATAGCCATTTTAGTTTTTCATTTGCCGAGTATTACAATCCTTCCCGCATGGGTTTTGGCGCACTGCGTGTCATTAATGATGACATCGTGGAGGCAGGAGAGGGTTTTGGAATGCACCCGCACCGCGATATGGAGATCATCTCCATCGTCACTAAAGGGGTTTTGATTCACAAAGACTCGTTTGGCAATCACGGCGAAGTTCATGCCGGTGAAATTCAGTATATGAGTGCAGGCGAAGGGGTTTTACACTCCGAATTTGCCTCAAAAGATGAGTCCGCCGCGCTGTTTCAAATCTGGATACACCCAAACCAAAAAGGTGGAAAACCACTCTACAACCAACGTGATTTTAGAGATGTCACCAAGAGCAATCAGTGGGTAACGCTCGTTTCACCTGATGGTGCAGACAACTCTATTGCAATTAAGCAAGACGCATTCATTGCGACCACTGAGCTCGATGAGGGTAAAACCATTTCCTTAGCGCCCTCTTCCCCAAATCGTGGTAAACTCGTACTGGTTGTCGAAGGCGAAATAAAAATCGATGGTGCCACGCTTGAAACACGCGATGAAGTGCAGATTACCGAAGAAAAAGCCTACGAGATCAAAGCGTTGAAACCCTCTTGGGTTTTGGTATTTGATGTGCCAATGCACTAAACGTATAAAGGAAATACCATGTCACCTGTTAAAATGTCACTTGAAGCCAATAAAGAGTACCACTTCTGTACTTGTGGTAAAAGTGCTACCTCTGTTTTATGCGATGGTAGCCATAGAGGTTCAGGTCTTGCACCTAAAACATTTTTTGTTCCTGAGAGCAAAGAGTATTACCTCTGCGCCTGTAAAAAGAGCGCCAATGCTCCTTTTTGTGATGGAAGTCACGCAAAATAACTAAAGGCCTTTACAGGAGTGAAAAGACTTTCACTCCTCTTTTTCGTGTATAATGACGAAAAACAATCAAAGGCTCTTTTTTTATGTCAAAACATCCTACCCTCCTTCAACAATTTCGTTCTTTTTATCTTCAAAACAAGCTGAGCGACCTTGAAATCGCCATCGAATACTTCAGTGTTTTTGGCGGCACCAGTTGGAATGTCGATACTACCAAACCTCTTTTTGATCTGATCGCACATAAGATTTTAAAAAACTACACCTACATTCATGCCGACATCACCAAACTTACCTACAGCAATAAACTTTCGCATGCACTACTCACTGCCTGTGCTACGGGCGATCGTCGTGTCTACTCTTCGTACAAAAAAGCACGTTTGAGTCGAGAAGAAGGCAATGAAGCCTTGCATGCACTGTTGCGCAGTGAGATCGTTGAGCTTGAGTATTCATTGGAGCGCCCTGTTCGTGAAGAGGATGATAACTCCGATAAACTGAACTTCATTAGTCCGTTTATGCGCTTTTGGTTTGCCTTTGTCTCCCCTTTTTACAAAACCATCAAAGAGAATGATTTTAGCGAAGTCGAAAAAGCGTTTACCAACCGCGAACAAGGCTTTAACGATCTTATTTTTGAAAAACTCGCTCAGGAATTGTTGAAAAAAAGTTTGATCGAAGATCCGATTGTGGAGATAGGCAGTTATTGGGATAAAAACGCAGAGATTGATATTTTGGCGAAAACGAAATCGGGAAAACTCATCGCAGGTGCGTGCAAATACACCAACACCAAAGTGAAAAAAACCGAGCTGAGTAAACTCAAAGAGCAATGTGCCAAAGCTGAATTTGAGCCTGATATGTTCGTTCTGTTTAGCAAAAGTGGTTACAGCTCGGAACTCAAAGCGCTTAAGGGAGAGGATCTTAAACTTTTTACGCTCAAAAGTTTGAAACCGTTGGTGGAAGAGATTGGTGAAAAAGAGTTGATCCCGTGTGAGGGAAAGAAATACTAACAAAAGGAGGGAGAGAAATCTCCTTTTTTGATTCCACCACGCTTTTACATGTAAAGCTGATATGCCTCAATTTTTTCGCTTAATTTCGTGGCAAGATAGCGATGCGCATAGCCAAGTTCACTCAAAATCACCTTTGCTTCTTCCAAATATGCTCTTTTTTTCGCTTCATCCCACTGCTTAGGTGGCTCCCCAAGATTCGTAATGCGATCGGCAAGTTTGACCATTGCCACACAGTTTTGACGCTTTTTGAGTCGTTCTAAACTATCGCGCATTTGCGCCTCTTTGGACAACAAATTCTTCTCTTTCGTGAGTGCTAAAACGCCTTTGGCGATCACCTCTTTGTTACCTGCGATGGGGCTCTCTTTCGTGATCTTGGTGGTCGTGTCTTCGTTTACGTCATGCAAAAGCGCACAAGCAATGGCAACATTAACTTCATCATAACTGAGTGGCTCACACGACAAAGCATTGATGACTTCGGCGGTAACACTTAAAAGGTGCATCGAATACGGCAAGCCATGCGGTGTCTTTTGCTCACCGTGCGCCAACAGTACAAAGGCAAGGTTTTCTTTGAAAAATTCGACACTAAAAAGCTCTTTAGGCAACATTACCTCTTGTTTTGGGACTTTAGGCAGACGTGGAGTTTTGTTTTTTTCAATTTTAGCGTAGTGCGCTTCCTCTTCATTTTCACTAAAATAGAGCAAATAGATGCCCTCTTCACACACAAGCTCTAGCTCTTCGTAGTGTTCATGCTCATTCAGTTGGGCATAAAGGTTTACATGTAAAACCTTTGAGATCGAAGAACTCAGTGTATGTGTGACTTTTGCAGGAGGCAAAGGAATGGAGTCTAGCTGAAAACACTCCAGATAACCCATCGCGCCACCTGCAACATGAAAATTGATCGTGAGACTTCGCTGTTTGCCCTCTTTAAGGTAGGCGATTTCAAGAAGAGTGTGAAGCGTATAAAGGGCCACGACGTCGCAGCCCTCAATATCGTTTAAATAAGCCCATTTTTCACGCATAATTGACCTTTACATGTAAAGAGGATAGCTACTTTTTACACAGCTCATCAAACCACTTCTCATTTTCAGCGGAACGGTTCGCTTTGGAGCGTAAAAGTGCGTCGCGCATTGAAACCAAATCGTCCAATTCCAAGAACTCTAACATTGAAAATGAAGAAATGGGAGCATTTGGATCAGATTCTATGAGCAGTTCTATCTCGTGTATAAGTGCCATTTTATCGGCATTCTCTAGCATTCATTGACCTTTGATTAACAAACTATGATTGGTTTTATTGTATAATACCTTACATTTCATGCAGATTAGTTTCTGCAACTTATAAGGAAAATGAATGAAAAAATATCTTTTAACGCTTGTTGCACTTTTCTCAACCACTCTTTTTGCAGCAACCGACGCACAAATTGTTGAACACTTTAAATCAACCGTGCAAGTCCCCAATATTACGATTACTATCGTCTCACGCAAACCTGTTGAAGGCATTGATGGTATGGATTTCGTGACTCTGAGTCTTAGCGATGGCACACGTTCTCAAAAACTGAGCATCTTCACCAAAGATGACCTCATCTTCCCTGATGTGATTAGCATCAAGCAAGGTGGAAGCATCAAAGAGATGATGGAGATGGCAGAGCTTCAGAAAAAGCTTTCAGCGATCTACAAAAAAGAGGAGAAGAAAAATGTGATCTCTTTGGGTAACGACCCTAAAAAAGAGACCTTAGTTGTCTTCACCGATCCTGAATGTCCTTACTGCAGACAAGAGCTTGCTCAAATCGAGCAACGCCTTACCACCAACAATCTTAAGTTGATTTTCACACCGGTTCACGAGCGCAGTTCCCTTGAAAAATCTGTGATTATTTACAACGAAACATCCAAAGTCAAAACCGATGCAGATAAGATCAAAATCTTGAAAAAATACTACGATGAAAACGTCAAATATGAGCAAAAAATCAGCGATGCAGATGTCGCGCATATTGATGCACTTAAACTAAAATACTTTGGTGCTGGCATCAAAGGAGTACCGTTTATCGTGAAAGAGAAAGAGCTTTTAAAATAACGCTCCCTGCCTTTGTATCCCGCTTTTCATAAGGCGGGATAAACTCCATTTCAAAGAGGTTGGTATGTCCCAGATCGTCCTTTTTGCCATCATTGCTTTTTTAGGGGTTATCGCCTTAACCCTCTACTTTCGCCTTCAAAAACTCCAATCAAGCGCTCAAACACCCAAGCAACATCCCATGCAAGAAGCGGAGACGTTTCAAGCCATGCCTCTGCCCATTCTTTACAAAAAAAATGCGCAATGGTTCACCAATAAAGCCTTTACACATGCTTTTGGCACGATGAGCAAAGAGAATGCCGAGCTTTTAAGCACCCTTCCAAAAAACGGCGAACACGCGATGGAGCTTCAATTTGACAATGGCATCACCAAGCAAACGCTGATCTACACAGCACCTCTCTTAGGCGCAACGGGTGATTTTGTTGCGATGATCGTTGACATTGCGCATTTGCATAAAAGCAAAGCCTTGTTGATGCAGCAAAAAGAGCGTTTAGAACTCGCCCTTGAGGGAAGTGATGAGGCATTGTGGGACTGGGATATGAAAAATGAGACCATCTTCTACTCTTCAAAATGGAAACAGTTGATGGGCTATGAAACCAAAGATCACCCCTCTACCCTCTCCTCGTGGCTCAATTTAGTCCATTCCAAAGATATGGCATTGGTAAATGAACGCTTAAAAGCGCATCTGGATGGCAAGAGCGATCTGTTTGTGGTCGATCATCGCGTACGCGGGAGTGAGCCTTTGCGCTGGGTCAATGTGCGAGGCAAGGTCATTGTGGGTAAAAACGAACAGCCTATTCGTATGGTTGGCACCATTCGCGATATCAGCAACCGTAAAGGTGAAGAGGTTCGAGAACACGCGGAACACGAACGTTTTATCGCTTTTGTGGAGCATATCCCAGCGCTTTGTTTTATTAAAAATGCGCAGGGGCATTATCTGTATATGAATCAAGCTTATCAAAAATTCTTGGGCTTCAAAACATGGAAAGACAAAACAGCGATGAGCCTTTTCAATGAAAGAACAGCGGCAGAGATTGCTGAGACGGATCGTTTGAGCCTTTATGAAGGGATACAGGAGCACAATATTACACTCCCCACAGCAGAAGGGTTTAACACCTATTTTCATCTGTATAAATTTGTCATTGATGAAGAAAATGAAAAATTACTCTGTGGATTTTGCATTAACAAACCGTTCAAAGAGTAGGTGTATGATTGTTTAAGACCAATTTTCAGGATAAAACAATGCAACCGAACCTCATAATGATCGAGGATGATGTCGAACTTGCCGAAATCTTATGCAATTTTTTAAAACGCTATAACATCACCGTCACCAACTACGACGACCCCTATCTTGGCATCAGTGCACTAAGCCTTATCAAATATGACCTGCTCATTTTAGACCTCTCTTTGCCTGGTATGGACGGGCTAGAGATCTGCAAAGAGGTACGCGCCAAAAGCGATATTCCCATCATCATCTCCTCCGCACGAAGCGACTTGGAAGATAAAATCGTAGGCTTGGAACTTGGAGCAGACGACTACTTACCCAAACCCTATGAGCCCAAAGAGCTTTACGCGCGCATCATCAGTGTGCTCAGACGCTACAAAAAAAGTAACTCAGTCAGTGAAGAGAGCAGTAGTTCCACGTTGATTCTCAAAGAAGAGAGTCACACCATCTTTTTTCAAGGTACACCACTCACACTCACCCCTGCGGAATACGACGTGCTCACCCATCTCATCAAAAAAAACAACTGCGTGGTCTCACGAACAGAGCTGCTTAACAGCGCACTGAGTCTCAATGAAGAGAATGAGAGCAGAAGCCTTGACGTGCTCATCAGCCGTATTCGTACCAAACTAGGCGAGAGCTCCAAAGAGCCTAAGCTGATTCATTCCGTCAGAGGTATCGGGTATAGGCTTCAAGCATGAGGTGGTACCACTCCATCATCACGCGTATTTCGCTCATTTTTGCCCTCTCGTTGTTTGGCATCACAGCGATCTTTGTCTCCATCGCACAGTATGAAACGGATAGAGAACTGCAAACAATGTTTGACTACTCGCGCGTTGCCTTACGCTCTTCGTTTGATCGCACCACGAAAGCTATCGACTTTGACAAGATGGAAGAGATCGGGTTTAAACTCGTTACCGATGAAGCGCTCAAACAAAAAATTCTCGAACGCCCTCGTCCTCCCAAACCGTTTCCGATGAAACGCATGGAAGAGCGGTTTCATTTTCTAATTGATTCGGTGCCGTATCGTATGCACATTTACACCATTTTGTTGGCACGCGACGCACCGCCTATCGTCTTTGAAACGCCTTTAAAAAAAGAGATGATGCCCCGCCTCATTTTGCCACTGTTGAGCCTTGCATTTGTCATTTTTTTATACATTGGCATTATTCGAAGCATTCTGCCGCTTAAAACACTCAGAGAGAAGATCAAACACTTTGCCAACGGGGATTATGACATTACATGTAAAAGCAGTAAAAAAGATGAAATCGCCGCCCTTGCCAATGAATTTGACAGTGCCGTTTTCAAAATCAAATCACTTCGAGACTCCAGACAGCTCTTTTTGCGCAACATCATGCACGAGCTCAAAACGCCCATTACCAAGGGAAAACTCGCCGCTGAAATGATTGAAGATGCCGCATATGCAAGGATCTTGCAAAACGTTTTCAACCGCCAAGAAGCACTTTTGGAAGAGTTCTCGCGCATTGAAAAACTGAGTGCTGATGAGCTAAAATTGGAGATCAATCGTTATCATATTGAAGACGTGGTGGATTTTGCCCTTGACATTTTAGATGACAAACGAGAAAGCATTACATGTAAACTGGTACCGATGGAACTAGAGGTAGACTTTGAGCTGTTTGGCGTGGCGCTGAAAAACCTTTTGGACAATGGCATCAACTACTCCGACGACCACCACGTCAGCCTTCGCAATGATCTTAAAACCATCACCATTTCCAACCACGCCCCCGCGTTGGAGTTCACCATTGAACGCTACGCTGAGCCTTATTTTCTAGAGGGCAAAAAACAAAAAAGCTCACGCGGTCTTGGCTTTGGACTGTTTATCACATGGCACGTGATTCGCCTACACGGGATGCGACTTGACTACAAACACGAAGCAGGCATGAACTGTTTTACGATTTACATGTAAAGGAAAATTTATGGCATATTCGGTGGGTATTTATATTTTTGACAAGGTGGAAGTGCTTGATTTTGCAGGTCCGTATGAAGTCTTTACAACCGCGTCACGCGTCTTTAACAAAACGGCTTCATCCCTCGCCCATCCTCCTTTTGAGGTCTTTACCATCGGCAAAACGAAACAATCCATTTACGCCAGAGCGGGGCTCAAACTGCATCCTGATTATTCGATGACGACACATCCCACACCCGATCTTTTGCTCATTCCTGGTGGCGTGGTCACCAAAGAGATGGAAGATGACGATGTGATCGCGTGGATCAAAAGCACCGCATCTTCCACTCCCATCACCGCTTCCATCTGCACGGGTGCTTTTTTGCTCGCAAAAGCAGGACTATTGGAAGGCAAATCTTCGACAACCCATTGGGAAGATATTGACGATCTTCGCACTATGTTTCCAACCTTACA from Sulfurospirillum multivorans DSM 12446 carries:
- a CDS encoding response regulator, whose amino-acid sequence is MNKRNFELLGSFTILYIEDEADLLKHTTSVLEDFVKKIYPVQTIEEALEIIKTEKIDVIVADIHLKYSNGLDFLRTLKHDLEIELPSIVTTAFTDTEYLLDAIKLHVDNYLIKPVNIKELLNSLHDVLLPKIQAKEIVRSYNIIKTISAVTDSKQVEIIRFIIKNLDNDNMLNYSYSEIMEQVDVSKPTVIKLFKQLGDQGILTKIQNKKYLFDETQLPLPENA
- the selA gene encoding L-seryl-tRNA(Sec) selenium transferase, which encodes MNALKTLPKVDKCLTHTLFEGCNATLVMKIARIKIEEIRQGLITKEIESFDEEALMQEIKKAYDALFEPSLKPLINATGVILHTNMGRSLISKTLLDRASDVICNYSNLEYNLELGSRGERYEHVSTHLRELLNVEDVLVVNNNASAVFLILNTFAKNQEVVVSRGELVEIGGSFRIPEVMKQSGAILNEVGATNKTKITDYESAINENIAMLMKVHQSNFSIEGFSEAVAYEDLKQLATQNNLLDYYDLGSGYVPKLPYNLGNREHSLSEILTCNPSLISFSGDKLFGSVQAGIIAGRADLIAKLKKNQLLRMLRVDKITLSLLEESIKAYLAEEYEQIPTLWLLFRSVEELTQRALHVKESVGKNSCEIVESETYMGGGTLPNRRFPTIALHVKGKATLLERKFRENHVIGRIENDHFLLDFRTILPSTEEKLSEIIKRIVGN
- the selB gene encoding selenocysteine-specific translation elongation factor; its protein translation is MEYSIVGTAGHVDHGKTALITALTGFEGDSLEEEKRRGITINLSFSSMQNEAKNVAFIDVPGHEKLLKNMISGAFGFDASLVVVDANEGIMPQTKEHLEILNLLHVKNIIVALTKKDLATPEIIEQRTYEITEHLKTLHNLHLVEIIPVSIYELSTIQTLKNALFDLPVTPKKSNGLFRYYVDRSFSIAGAGTVVTGTVLDGTIKVGEKLFAPELEKEFVIRNLQVHDHDVEAAYSSQRTAINLQNAQKTAFEKGALLCKKGFIRGFDCADVWIESIGGHTLKHNAKVILYVGTKQVEARILFYETEESIERGFAKLQFNHKLFLVHDEPFIITASGRTIGGGRVLNPINDPMKKRVKLELLKALDAKDFKSAFTLLVEMHKHGFGLISSNQRFGLNHEEAITIANEMSDVFVDEKGLVLYPISMKNELERIIQAIYAKNAYALLSANSLSLKLKWASVALVESVLQKLCDEGMLDLVNGIYKNAQIDIDNIEALIEDRLYDILLKAEFTPEAPYNIYDELDIDRKMGDDALKSLTRAKKVVRLEHNLFVTTLALSAMMAHLREIMRKENGVDIKAFKEHFDISRKYLVAYLDYLDNFDDVKKEGNRRVLG
- a CDS encoding MarR family winged helix-turn-helix transcriptional regulator, giving the protein MKLRSDVKSYGERTDKSMQTWIQIVRAFTKIRNKELKYINECGLTMNQFEVLEVLYHRGDLQIGSITKLIMSTPGNVTVVVKNLLRDGFVQTLPSPEDSRVRIVSITESGRALIGGMFGKHAANLKSYFDVLSEEELVTLYDLLRKLQKAQ
- a CDS encoding YceI family protein — translated: MKIKTLLATSLLAGTALFAGNYNVDPMHSSADFSVKHAMISTVKGNFSTFNGSFVYDEATKTLKSLNGTIQATSIDTGIKDRDEHLRSADLFDVAKYPTITFALDEIKGDKAYGKLTMKGITKPVVLVFENGGAATDLYGNKRVGLGLTGKINRSDFGITWNKALETGGVIVGEEVKIDVALEGILQK
- a CDS encoding pirin family protein — translated: MSFIIHRANQRGAAEHGWLHSHFSFSFAEYYNPSRMGFGALRVINDDIVEAGEGFGMHPHRDMEIISIVTKGVLIHKDSFGNHGEVHAGEIQYMSAGEGVLHSEFASKDESAALFQIWIHPNQKGGKPLYNQRDFRDVTKSNQWVTLVSPDGADNSIAIKQDAFIATTELDEGKTISLAPSSPNRGKLVLVVEGEIKIDGATLETRDEVQITEEKAYEIKALKPSWVLVFDVPMH